The Pollutimonas sp. M17 sequence CCGGACGCGCCGATCGAGTCGCTGGTGGCCATCGGCCCGAACGGGGAGGCGCCGCAATGAGCGTGCAAGAGATCATTTCCTGGCTGAACCGGCACGTTGCCCACGGGGCGCATTTGTGCCTGGATACGCGCCAGCTTCGGGCTGGCGATGTGTTTTTTGCCTGCCCGGGACTGGCCAGCGACGGGCGGCTTTATATTCAGCGGGCAATGGAATTGGGCGCCGCGGCGATCGTCATGCAGGGCGACGGCGCCGCCGCGCCGGCAGCGTCGATTCCCGTGCTGGCGGTGGATGGGCTTGCGTCGCAACTGGGCGAAGTGGCTCACCTATGGTACGGCGAACCCTCCAAGGCTTTGTCCGTCGTGGCCGTCACGGGCACCAACGGCAAGACCAGTTGCGTCCAGTGGCTGGCGGCGGCCCTGAATGCGGAAGGCGTTCCCTGCGGCACGGTGGGGACCCTGGGTGTGTCGCTGCCCGGCGGCGAAAACCTGGGCGGCGCGCTGACCACGCCCGACGTCCTGACCATGCACCGCAGCCTGGCCGCCATGCGCGATGCCGGCGCCGCGGTCGTCGCCCTGGAGGCCTCCTCCATCGGCCTGGAGCAGGGGCGCCTGGACCATGTGCGGATCGACATCGCCGCCTTCACGAATCTGACGCGCGACCATCTCGACTATCACCACACCCTGGAAAACTACAAGCAGGCGAAGTTTGCGCTGTTCGCCTGGCCCGGCTTGCGTCGCGCGGTCGTCAACGCCGACGATCCGGCGGGGGCCGAGCTGCTGCTGGGCCTGAATCCGGCAATGGCGGTTTCCTGCTCCATGCAGCCGGGATCGGGCGCCGACGTCCGGGCCGAAGACATCCATACAGGCCCCTACGGACTGGTTTTCAATCTGCTCACGCATGACGGCGCGGCTCAGTTGCTGACCCGTCTGGTCGGCGAACACAATATCTCGAATCTGTTGCTGGTCTCGGCGGTGCTGCAGGAACTGGGCTGGGACCTGCCCAGGATTGCGCGGGTGCTGGCCACCCTGCGCTCGGTTCCGGGCCGCTTGCAGCTCGTCGAGCCGCTTGCGCGCGAGGGCGCCGTTCGTGCCGTTGCGCTGGTGGTGGTCGATTACGCGCACACGCCCGATGCGCTGGAGCGCGCCTTGTGCGCCCTGCGCGATGTGGCGGCGGTGCGAGGCGGAAAACTGATCTGCGTATTCGGCTGCGGCGGCAGCCGCGACAGCGGCAAGCGCCCCGTCATGGGCCGCATCGCGGCCGAGCGCGCCGACGTCGTGATATTGACCAACGACAATCCGCGCGCCGAGGCTCCCGGCGACATCATCGAGCAGATCATCGCGGGCATGCCGCTGGCTCCCCGCGTCGAACAGGACAGGGCGCTGGCCATCCTGTCGGCCATCTGGGGCGCGGGGCCGGACGATGTCGTGCTTCTGGCCGGCAAGGGGCATGAAACCTATCAGGAATTCCAGGGCGTGCGCGCTCCCTTCGACGACAGGGAATGGGCGCGCTTCGCCCTGACTTTCCAGCAGGATTCCCGGTTGTCGTCCGATACGCGCACCCTGTCGGCGGGCCAGGTGTTTCTGGCCTTGAAGGGCGACGCCTTCGATGGGCACGATTACATGGCCACGGCGCTCGATGCGGGCGCCTGCGCGGCCATCGTGGAGCGGCGCGATGCGTCCGTCGAGCTGCCCCAGTTCGTTCTGGGCGATACGCGCCAGGCCCTGCTGCGCATCGCCACGGCCTGGCGGCGCCTGTTCCAGCTGCCGGTCATCGCCGTGACGGGCAGCAACGGCAAGACCACGACCAAGGAAATGATCGCATCGATACTGCGGCAGGCCCTTGGCGAAGAGGGCAGCCTGGCCACGCGCGGCAACCTGAACAACGACATAGGCGTGCCGCTGACCGTACTGCGATTGAATCGCGGCCATCTGGCCGCCGTTTTCGAACTGGGCATGAATCATCCCGGAGAAATCGCCTTGCTGGCCGGGGTGGCGCAGGCCACCGTGGCGCTGGTGAACAATGCCCAGCGCGAGCACCAGGAATTCATGCATACGGTCGAGGCGGTGGCGCTGGAAAACGGATCGGTGCTGACGGCGCTGCCCGAGGGCGGCATGGCCGTCTTCCCGGGCGATGACGATTATGCGGATTTGTGGACGCGGATGGCGGGCGGGCGCCGGGTGCTGCGCTTCGGCTTCGATGCGCGCTTCGAGGTTTATGCCGACCAGATCCACGCGGAGCCGACGCGAACGCTATGCCAGATACATACTCCTGTAGGCAACGCGGGCCTGGTCCTGTCCGCCCCGGGCGTGCACAATCTGCGCAATGCGCTTGCCGCCGCGGCTTGCGCTTTGTGCGCGGGCGTGCAGCTGCCGGCCATCCTGCGGGGCCTGGAGGCCTTCAATCCGGTGGCGGGCCGCATGCAGCCGCGCAAGCTGGCCGGCGGGTTCCAGCTCATCGATGACACCTACAACGCGAATCCGGACTCGGTACGCGCCGCCATCGACGTGCTCGCTCAATTGGCGGGCAAGAAAATACTGGTGCTGGGCGACATGGGCGAGGTCGGCGAGAACGGTCCGGCCATGCATGCCGAAGTGGGTGCCTACGCCCGCGAACGCGGCATCGACATCCTGCTGGCATTTGGGCCGGCCAGCGTCAATGCCGCCCAGGCGTTTGGATCGAATGCGCGCGCCTTCGATTCCATGGAAAGCCTGAACCCTCATCTGTTTACGCTGCTTCCGGCGCATATCCTGGTCAAGGGATCGCGCAGCACCCGGATGGAGCGTGTCGTGCGGGCACTGGAAGAATATTCAATAAACCACGAAGAAGGGGTTCGCCATGCTACTTGAACTGGCGCGCTGGCTGTCCGATTCACACATACGCGCGTTCGGCGTGTTCGAGTACATCACTTTCCGCGCTGTGCTGGCTTGCGGCACCGCGCTCTTGATCGGCCTGTTTGCGGGACCTTGGGTGATCCGCAAGCTGACGGAACTGAAGATCGGTCAGGCGGTGCGCGCCTATGGCCCCGAATCCCATTTGCAGAAGAACGGGACGCCCACCATGGGCGGCGCGCTCATCCTGATTGCGATCGGCGTAAGCACGCTGATGTGGGCCGACTGGACCAACCGCTTCGTCTGGGTGG is a genomic window containing:
- the murF gene encoding bifunctional UDP-N-acetylmuramoyl-L-alanyl-D-glutamate--2,6-diaminopimelate ligase MurE/UDP-N-acetylmuramoyl-tripeptide--D-alanyl-D-alanine ligase MurF, encoding MSVQEIISWLNRHVAHGAHLCLDTRQLRAGDVFFACPGLASDGRLYIQRAMELGAAAIVMQGDGAAAPAASIPVLAVDGLASQLGEVAHLWYGEPSKALSVVAVTGTNGKTSCVQWLAAALNAEGVPCGTVGTLGVSLPGGENLGGALTTPDVLTMHRSLAAMRDAGAAVVALEASSIGLEQGRLDHVRIDIAAFTNLTRDHLDYHHTLENYKQAKFALFAWPGLRRAVVNADDPAGAELLLGLNPAMAVSCSMQPGSGADVRAEDIHTGPYGLVFNLLTHDGAAQLLTRLVGEHNISNLLLVSAVLQELGWDLPRIARVLATLRSVPGRLQLVEPLAREGAVRAVALVVVDYAHTPDALERALCALRDVAAVRGGKLICVFGCGGSRDSGKRPVMGRIAAERADVVILTNDNPRAEAPGDIIEQIIAGMPLAPRVEQDRALAILSAIWGAGPDDVVLLAGKGHETYQEFQGVRAPFDDREWARFALTFQQDSRLSSDTRTLSAGQVFLALKGDAFDGHDYMATALDAGACAAIVERRDASVELPQFVLGDTRQALLRIATAWRRLFQLPVIAVTGSNGKTTTKEMIASILRQALGEEGSLATRGNLNNDIGVPLTVLRLNRGHLAAVFELGMNHPGEIALLAGVAQATVALVNNAQREHQEFMHTVEAVALENGSVLTALPEGGMAVFPGDDDYADLWTRMAGGRRVLRFGFDARFEVYADQIHAEPTRTLCQIHTPVGNAGLVLSAPGVHNLRNALAAAACALCAGVQLPAILRGLEAFNPVAGRMQPRKLAGGFQLIDDTYNANPDSVRAAIDVLAQLAGKKILVLGDMGEVGENGPAMHAEVGAYARERGIDILLAFGPASVNAAQAFGSNARAFDSMESLNPHLFTLLPAHILVKGSRSTRMERVVRALEEYSINHEEGVRHAT